CGCCGATCAGGAAATTTGGCTCTATGATACCAAAGATCAGAGCTATAAAGCTTTGACGGAAAATACTGTTAATGACATCTATCCGCAGTGGAAAGACAATAAAACCTTGGTCTTTTTAAGTGCTAAGGAAGGACGCTACAATTTGAAGGAGCTTTCTTTGGAAGGCAGCGAAAAGTGGCTGACCAATTTCAGTAAAGAAGGCATTCACGATTTTGATATTGCCGCCGGAAAGGTGCTCTATGCCCGCAAAGACCGCTGGTATCTGGCAAGTCTTGCTAAAATGTCCGAAGTAAAAACTCTGGACATCGACCTGCGCGCCGATTACCGTTTTTATCCGGTAGAGCAGGAGACCATGCGTAATCGTATTGGAAATTACAGCCTCTCACCTGATGGGAAGAACGTTATTCTCGAATCCCATGGTGAAGTGTTTATCGGTACCCTCGATGATGAAAAGTCGCGCACTCAAAACCTTAGTGAGCATCCTTTCTACGATCGCGAGGCTCTTTTCTTAAATGATAGTACCGTGATCTTTAGCTCGGATCGCGAAGGAAATCAATACCGATTCTATCAGGCTACTTCTACCGATCCTAAAAAGCATGATCTCTTTGAAAGCCTGCGTCATAAAACCAGTCTATACTTCCAAAATAAAGGGGATTTGCGCGATGCTCTGCTTTCTCCCGATGGCAAGAAACTGGCCTTTATCGAGGGCGGTACCAAATTGCAGGTGGCTGAAGTAAAAGAAGATGGCAGCCTTGGAACTATTACTACTTTATTGGATGCCTGGCATCGTGCCAATGGATTGGCTTGGAGCCCGGATAGTCGTTATCTGGCCTACAATAGTGATGATCTCAATTTCAATACTGAGGTATACATTCAAGCGGTAGATGGCAAGTCTGAGCCGGTGAATATCAGCATGCACCCTGGTAATGATTACAGCCCAAGTTGGAGCAAGGATGGCTCTAAACTGGCCTTTATCTCCGATCGCAATAATGACAATGCCGATGTTTGGTTCGTTTGGCTGAAGCGTGAAGATTGGTTGAAATCTGAAGAAGAGCGTGAAGAAGGCTACTATTTTAATGAGGAGCCTGAAGAGGAAAAGAAAGAAGAAGATAAAGAGGAAGACAAGGATAAAAAGAAGGACAAGAAAGAGGAGGTAAAAGCCCTGGAAATTGACTTTGAGAATATCTATGATCGCCTGGAACAGGTAACTTCTTACAGCGGTAATGAATCGCAGGTCTTAGTATCGGATGATGGCGAAACCCTCTACTTCACCCGCTATAGCGTAAGTAGCGAAGGCTCTGATCTCTACCAAATTAAGTTTGATGGCAGTGATCTTACTCAACTCACTAAAGGTGGAATGAACCCCAATAATATCCAGTGGGACAAAGATCATAAGGGAATTTACTTCCTAAGTAGAGGCAGCTTAAAACATCTGAATCTAGGCAATAAGAAAACCACTTCTTACAGCTATGTAGAAAAGATGACCCTCGATAAAGGGGCAGAGCGCCAACAGGTTTATCAGGAGGCCTTTCGCTTAATTCGGGATCAATTCTATGATCCGAATTACCATGGTCAGAACTGGGAGAAGTTGAGCGAATATTATCAGGATTGGGCTTTGAAAGCATCTACCGATAATGATTTCACCTTCGTGTACAACCTGATGCTCGGCCGCTTAAATGCCAGTCATATGGGCTTGTATATGTTTGGTGGCGAAGAGGACCTCCAGAGAGAATCCACCGGCCGTTTGGGAATCGAAGTGAAAATGGAATCCAAAGGAGCACGAGTAACGCGCTTAGTGGCCAATACACCCGCCGACCGTTCCAAAAACAATCTGAAAGTAGGGGATCTTATCACCCATATTAATGGGGAAGAATTAAACGAAGCTCGAAACTTCTATTCCTATTGGACCGCCACTGTGGGGGAACCCATTTTGGTGCAATTAGAGCGCAATGGCGAAAGTCAGGAGATTGTTATTCGTCCGGCTCGCAGCATTAATGCCCAATTGTATGAAGAGTGGGTAGAAAGCCGCAAGGCCTTGGTAGAAAAGTATTCCAATGGTCGTTTAGGCTATATCCACATTCGCGGCATGGATAAGCCCAGCTTTGAGCGCTTCGAACGCGAATTAATGGCCTCCGGCTATGGCAAGGAAGGTATCGTAATCGATGTGCGCTTTAATGGCGGCGGCTGGACTACCGACTATCTGATGGCCGTGCTCAATGTGCGTCAGCATGCCTATACCATTCCGCGTGGCGCTGCTGCCAGCTTAGATGAGAATAAGAAGTTTAGCGAGTACTATCCTTATAGTGAGCGCTTGCCTTTAGCCGCTTGGACTAAACCTTCGGTTGCCCTCTGTAATGA
The Croceimicrobium hydrocarbonivorans genome window above contains:
- a CDS encoding S41 family peptidase is translated as MKKLALTFLGLGLSIVLPAQSFVRHARLSPDGKSLAFSYQGDIWYWPQQEGKPYRLTLHEAYDGPLEFNAEGSQIAFNSNRFGNSDIFTLDLKGGYPERKTYHAAGDNLSDWHPELGILFSSERAYVTVEWDSELHRIDPNNATPQRFMDALGTHAVASPDGRYIAFMRGSCRASRENYSGPADQEIWLYDTKDQSYKALTENTVNDIYPQWKDNKTLVFLSAKEGRYNLKELSLEGSEKWLTNFSKEGIHDFDIAAGKVLYARKDRWYLASLAKMSEVKTLDIDLRADYRFYPVEQETMRNRIGNYSLSPDGKNVILESHGEVFIGTLDDEKSRTQNLSEHPFYDREALFLNDSTVIFSSDREGNQYRFYQATSTDPKKHDLFESLRHKTSLYFQNKGDLRDALLSPDGKKLAFIEGGTKLQVAEVKEDGSLGTITTLLDAWHRANGLAWSPDSRYLAYNSDDLNFNTEVYIQAVDGKSEPVNISMHPGNDYSPSWSKDGSKLAFISDRNNDNADVWFVWLKREDWLKSEEEREEGYYFNEEPEEEKKEEDKEEDKDKKKDKKEEVKALEIDFENIYDRLEQVTSYSGNESQVLVSDDGETLYFTRYSVSSEGSDLYQIKFDGSDLTQLTKGGMNPNNIQWDKDHKGIYFLSRGSLKHLNLGNKKTTSYSYVEKMTLDKGAERQQVYQEAFRLIRDQFYDPNYHGQNWEKLSEYYQDWALKASTDNDFTFVYNLMLGRLNASHMGLYMFGGEEDLQRESTGRLGIEVKMESKGARVTRLVANTPADRSKNNLKVGDLITHINGEELNEARNFYSYWTATVGEPILVQLERNGESQEIVIRPARSINAQLYEEWVESRKALVEKYSNGRLGYIHIRGMDKPSFERFERELMASGYGKEGIVIDVRFNGGGWTTDYLMAVLNVRQHAYTIPRGAAASLDENKKFSEYYPYSERLPLAAWTKPSVALCNESSYSNAEIFSHAYKTLNHGTLVGKPTFGAVISTGGASLLNGAFIRLPFRAWYVKSTGENMENGPAVPDVIVENPPASRAANQDAQLQKAVEILLEQIDNPNK